One region of Mangifera indica cultivar Alphonso chromosome 3, CATAS_Mindica_2.1, whole genome shotgun sequence genomic DNA includes:
- the LOC123210847 gene encoding probable enoyl-CoA hydratase 2, mitochondrial has translation MSFSRKFEPPHQYRSRRTLILESASSESVKLQRLSDSDSGIIEVSLNRPGARNAIGTELLRGLKHTFETISEDSSANVVMISSSVPKVFCAGADLKERRAMSASEIHYFVNSLRSTFSYLEALPVPTIAVIEGAALGGGLEMALACDLRVCGEDAVLGLPETGLAIIPGDVLNFVFKSKFK, from the exons ATGAg TTTCAGTAGAAAATTTGAACCACCTCATCAGTACCGGAGCCGTAGAACTCTCATTCTGGAATCCGCTTCCTCTGAATCGGTCAAACTTCAGCGACTCTCCGACTCTGATTCTG GAATTATTGAAGTTAGTTTAAACAGGCCTGGAGCTAGGAATGCGATTGGAACGGAACTATTGAGAGGCCTAAAGCATACATTTGAAACTATTAGTGAGGATTCTTCTGCTAATGTTGTAATGATTTCTAGTTCGGTACCTAAAGTGTTCTGTGCTGGTGCTGATTTGAAG GAACGCAGGGCAATGAGTGCATCTGAGATTCATTATTTTGTCAACTCTCTGCGATCCACCTTCTCATACTTAGAG GCACTTCCTGTTCCTACCATTGCCGTCATTGAAGGAGCGGCATTGGGTGGTGGACTTGAAATGGCTCTAGCGTGTGATCTTCGTGTCTGTG GAGAAGATGCAGTATTGGGTTTACCTGAAACAGGACTTGCTATAATTCCGGGGGATgtactaaattttgtttttaaatcaaAGTTTAAGTGA
- the LOC123210851 gene encoding increased DNA methylation 1-like: MRTRKQKRIYFSHLNSSEDEGYDSTYSDPDYTIIRQQRRSRSNNVGSSSSNAPTQMADRTVQMEGTTPEIGSSSRSNNGSAVERRCGRRPNYGGERGPLSRQPSNRLLARTTRRSRSSDLHQTPSTSNNSSEVLSSKKTVLSWLIDKEIIQKNEQVWYMDESHNVVLQKGKITPAGVLCCCCDKVITVHEFEGHAQRRDLKMPYDNIYLVRLQSYLLSIMVKALQREDEVTFNLIQLHKIASDRNDDACINVPQGDWLCPRCVCKFCGAGSNTECLECEMKYHEECLLETKDIDLNCPNAFCSNICGEIYTKLQQMAGVRNELDNGYSWTLLQWMPAWTSSKSGNHLHKMVECNCKIAVIWTVMDEIFLPNIDRSNLVRLNFGRFFTAVLEHNDEIISVASLRVHGNKLAEMPFVGTCEKYRGKGMLQKLLTALESALCFLKVENLVIPSVPELVPMWKEKYSFSPISNSLMNDLIFTNTLMFPTAIRLQKSLALQPTDPTDADDDKLNRVALPDLNLAPPEDDLN; the protein is encoded by the exons ATGAGGACTCGAAAACAGAAGAggatttatttttctcatttaaataGTTCTGAAGATGAGGGATATGACTCAACATACTCGGACCCTGACTACACAATTATTAGGCAACAAAGAAGATCTAGAAGCAACAATGTGGGCTCATCATCATCAAACGCTCCAACGCAAATGGCAGATCGTACTGTTCAAATGGAGGGAACAACACCTGAAATAGGAAGCTCTAGCAGATCAAATAATGGTAGTGCTGTTGAGAGGAGATGTGGACGTCGTCCAAATTATGGGGGTGAACGAGGACCACTATCTAGACAACCAAGTAATCGACTCCTAGCAAGGACAACTAGGAGAAGTAGAAGCTCAGACTTGCATCAAACGCCGAGTACTTCCAACAATAGCAGCGAAGTACTTTCAAGCAAAAAAACAGTCCTGTCATGGTTGATTGACAAGGagataattcaaaaaaatgagcAAGTTTGGTACATGGATGAGAGCCACAATGTTGTGCTTCAAAAGGGAAAGATTACTCCGGCTGGTGTGCTTTGTTGTTGCTGTGACAAAGTGATTACAGTTCACGAGTTTGAGGGTCATGCCCAAAGACGTGACCTCAAGATGCCATATGACAACATTTATCTCGTTAGATTGCAGAGTTATCTATTATCCATTATGGTAAAGGCATTGCAACGAGAGGATGAAGTCACATTCAATCTTATTCAACTACATAAAATTGCGTCAGATAGAAATGATGACGCCTGCATT AATGTACCTCAAGGAGATTGGCTATGTCCTCGCTGTGTTTGCAAATTTTGTGGTGCTGGCAGCAATACAGAATGCTTAGAATGTGAAATGAAAT ATCACGAGGAATGTCTTCTGGAAACAAAGGACATAGATCTCAATTGTCCCAATGCATTTTGCAGCAACATCTGTGGGGAG atatatacGAAGCTTCAACAGATGGCGGGAGTAAGAAATGAACTAGATAATGGTTATTCTTGGACTCTCCTGCAATGGATGCCAGCATGGACGTCGTCTAAAAGTGGTAATCATCTACATAAAATGGTCGAATGCAACTGCAAAATTGCAGTAATATGGACCGTCATGGATGAAATCTTTTTACCCAACATTGATCG GTCTAATTTAGTTCGGTTGAATTTTGGACGTTTTTTCACTGCTGTGTTGGAACACAATGATGAAATTATATCAGTCGCATCCTTAAg GGTGCATGGAAACAAGCTAGCTGAGATGCCATTTGTTGGAACCTGTGAAAAGTACAGGGGCAAAGGAATGCTGCAGAAACTACTTACTGCCCTAGAAtct GCCCTTTGCTTTCTGAAAGTGGAAAATCTTGTGATTCCATCAGTACCTGAGCTTGTTCCAATGTGGAAGGAAAAGTACAGCTTTTCCCCCATCAGCAATAGCTTGATGAACGATTTAATCTTCACCAACACACTGATGTTTCCAACTGCTATCAGACTTCAAAAATCCTTGGCACTACAACCCACAGACCCAACCGATGCAG ATGATGATAAATTGAACAGAGTCGCACTTCCAGACCTGAATCTGGCACCCCCAGAAGACGatcttaattaa